Proteins from one Nicotiana tabacum cultivar K326 chromosome 23, ASM71507v2, whole genome shotgun sequence genomic window:
- the LOC107792762 gene encoding transcription factor MYB102 translates to MGRPPCCDKNGLKKGPWTTEEDQKLIDYIQKHGSGNWRTLPKNAGLQRCGKSCRLRWTNYLRPDIKRGKFSFEEEETIIHLHSILGNKWSAIAGRLPGRTDNEIKNYWNTHIRKKLLRMGIDPVTHSPRLDLLDLTSIFNTSLYNSSQVNLSRLLGVQSLVNPEILKIATSLFSSHHQNQNQNFLLPSNFQENQLCNSHVQNQLSQFVQTSQIQTPIQNIPSLPFYGEAQVMQQPNVEQFSSNISNFSSQNCQLSEWQNFTFESLLST, encoded by the exons ATGGGAAGACCACCTTGTTGCGACAAAAATGGACTTAAGAAAGGGCCATGGACTACAGAAGAAGATCAAAAACTCATTGATTACATTCAAAAACATGGCTCTGGAAATTGGAGGACACTTCCTAAAAATGCtg GGCTTCAAAGGTGTGGAAAGAGTTGTAGGCTACGTTGGACTAACTATCTAAGGCCAGATATTAAAAGGGGGAAATTCTCCTTTGAAGAAGAAGAGACAATCATCCATTTGCATAGTATTCTTGGAAACAA GTGGTCTGCCATTGCTGGTCGCTTGCCTGGACGGACTGATAATGAAATCAAGAACTACTGGAATACACACATTCGAAAAAAGCTTCTGAGAATGGGAATTGATCCAGTGACTCATAGTCCTCGTCTTGATCTTCTTGATCTTACTTCCATTTTTAACACTTCACTCTACAATTCATCTCAAGTGAATCTTTCAAGGTTATTAGGTGTACAATCCCTAGTAAATCCTGAGATTTTGAAAATAGCCACTTCTCTCTTTTCTTCCCACcaccaaaaccaaaaccaaaatttCTTATTGCCAAgtaattttcaagaaaatcaacTATGTAATTCCCATGTCCAAAACCAATTGTCCCAATTTGTCCAAACTAGCCAAATTCAAACCCCTATTCAAAATattccatctcttccattttATGGCGAAGCTCAAGTCATGCAACAACCTAATGTGGAGCAATTCTCATCAAATATTTCTAATTTTAGTTCACAAAATTGCCAATTAAGTGAGTGGCAAAATTTTACCTTTGAATCTCTTTTGTCAACTTaa